A portion of the Hoylesella buccalis ATCC 35310 genome contains these proteins:
- a CDS encoding DUF4468 domain-containing protein: MRKFVIAILLAMPLIIQAQTVLTPEQKLEKAKQEAQAAKKAVIEARKAAKRAAAEAKKAAKDKAKQAEKARIEAEIERANKEAARYKMEAEMIKKKARQTVEDAQKAVAGSSSGWSIPDNSANESNQRSSSQQQSVSSKVTMPKTDKYDSKYLEGGVPQDADGKVVFTLDLKAPGKTGKQIYDITYQYLDELTKGENQLNSHIALVNQEQNIIAARYTEWLEFSKSFLSLDRTEFDYTLIAKCTDNHLELTMSRIHYDYEKGRPTHMSVSADEWITDEVAINKKKNSLRPLSSKFRRNTIDRKDEIFSQISYRLR; this comes from the coding sequence ATGAGAAAGTTTGTCATCGCCATTCTCTTAGCCATGCCTTTGATAATCCAAGCTCAGACAGTTTTGACGCCGGAGCAAAAATTGGAAAAGGCCAAACAAGAAGCGCAGGCTGCCAAGAAAGCCGTCATAGAGGCTAGGAAAGCTGCAAAACGAGCTGCTGCAGAGGCCAAGAAAGCTGCCAAAGACAAAGCTAAACAGGCCGAGAAAGCACGAATTGAAGCTGAAATTGAGCGTGCCAACAAGGAGGCAGCTCGATACAAGATGGAAGCAGAGATGATTAAGAAGAAGGCAAGACAGACTGTTGAAGATGCGCAGAAAGCTGTTGCAGGTTCGTCATCAGGCTGGTCCATCCCAGACAACAGTGCGAACGAGAGCAATCAAAGAAGCAGCTCGCAACAGCAATCGGTTAGTTCAAAGGTCACTATGCCGAAGACAGACAAATATGATTCCAAGTATTTGGAGGGAGGTGTACCGCAAGATGCCGATGGCAAAGTAGTATTCACCCTCGATTTAAAAGCCCCTGGGAAAACGGGCAAGCAGATTTACGACATCACCTATCAATATCTTGATGAACTGACAAAAGGCGAAAATCAACTCAATAGCCACATCGCGCTAGTCAATCAAGAACAGAATATCATTGCCGCCCGATACACAGAGTGGTTGGAATTCAGTAAGTCATTCCTGTCATTAGACCGGACAGAATTCGATTATACGCTGATTGCCAAGTGCACAGACAACCACTTGGAGCTCACGATGAGCCGCATACACTACGACTATGAGAAGGGACGGCCCACACACATGTCGGTCAGTGCAGACGAATGGATTACTGACGAGGTGGCCATCAACAAGAAAAAGAACAGTCTGCGTCCCCTGTCATCAAAGTTTCGCCGCAATACCATCGACCGCAAAGATGAAATATTCAGTCAGATTTCCTATCGACTTCGCTGA
- a CDS encoding DUF3791 domain-containing protein — MEYSKEDKLEWTMIFIHEFGKRFGLTMKEAFGYLSRFKGIDFIDKHYGFVHTQSFESMVDDIASLCKRMGGQLG, encoded by the coding sequence ATGGAATACAGCAAAGAAGACAAATTAGAATGGACGATGATTTTCATTCATGAGTTTGGCAAGCGGTTCGGCCTTACCATGAAAGAGGCTTTCGGCTATCTGAGTCGCTTCAAGGGTATTGACTTCATAGACAAGCACTATGGCTTTGTACATACGCAATCGTTTGAAAGTATGGTAGACGACATCGCCAGTCTGTGCAAAAGAATGGGAGGACAGTTGGGATGA
- the uvrB gene encoding excinuclease ABC subunit UvrB, with product MNFKLTSKYKPTGDQPEAIQQLTDGIQRGDPAQVLLGVTGSGKTFTVANVINNVQMPTLILSHNKTLAAQLYEEMKGFFPENAVEYYVSYYDYYQPEAYLPTTDLYIEKDLAINDEIDRLRLSAVSALLSGRKDVIVVSSVSCIYGMGGPSAMTNSIITVKKGERLDRNDFLRKLVEALYVRNDIDLQRGNFRVKGDTVDIAMAYSNNILRITWWDEEIDSIEEVDSVTFHRLEEFEEYHIYPANLFVTTKEQTEHAIRAIQDDLVKQIDYFNDLGDTIKAQRIKERVEYDIEMIKELGHCSGIENYSRYFDGREAGQRPYCLLDFFPKDFLLVVDESHVSVPQISAMYGGDRARKQNLVEYGFRLPAAFDNRPLRFEEFHDMLHQTIYVSATPADYELQEAEGVVVEQIIRPTGLLDPEIDVRPSENQIDDLLDEILQRTEREERVLVTTLTKRMAEELTEYLLNHDVRANYIHSDVATLDRVKIMTDLRAGVFDVLVGVNLLREGLDLPEVSLVAILDADKEGFLRSHRSLTQTAGRAARNVNGKVIMYADTITESMQRTIDETARRRSIQLKYNEEHHITPQQIVKEIKNALPTSKENEKDWRYPTLAAQQAYMEAESGAFAADPIVLRMTREQLEKSIANTTALMKQAAKDLDFLQAAQYRDEIVRLQAMLEQK from the coding sequence ATGAATTTCAAACTCACGTCAAAATACAAACCTACGGGCGACCAACCAGAAGCCATTCAGCAACTCACCGATGGCATTCAACGGGGTGATCCAGCTCAGGTGTTGCTCGGTGTAACCGGATCGGGCAAGACTTTCACGGTGGCCAACGTCATCAACAACGTACAAATGCCAACGCTGATTCTGAGTCATAACAAGACGCTGGCAGCCCAACTCTACGAAGAGATGAAGGGCTTTTTCCCCGAGAACGCAGTAGAGTATTATGTATCTTATTATGACTATTATCAACCCGAGGCTTATCTTCCTACGACCGACCTGTATATTGAGAAAGACTTGGCCATCAACGACGAGATAGACCGCCTGCGTTTGAGTGCGGTAAGTGCTTTGTTATCAGGAAGAAAAGACGTCATTGTCGTGTCTTCCGTTTCGTGCATTTACGGCATGGGAGGCCCCTCGGCCATGACCAACAGCATCATTACGGTGAAGAAAGGAGAACGATTAGATCGTAATGATTTTTTACGGAAGTTGGTGGAAGCACTGTATGTTCGCAATGACATCGACCTGCAACGTGGCAATTTTCGCGTCAAGGGCGATACGGTAGACATCGCGATGGCCTACTCCAACAACATTCTTCGCATCACCTGGTGGGACGAAGAGATTGACAGCATCGAGGAAGTGGACAGTGTGACCTTCCATCGATTGGAAGAATTTGAGGAATATCACATTTACCCCGCCAATCTCTTCGTTACGACAAAAGAACAGACCGAGCACGCCATCCGTGCCATTCAGGACGACTTGGTGAAGCAAATTGACTATTTCAACGACCTTGGTGACACCATCAAAGCACAACGCATCAAGGAACGTGTGGAATACGACATAGAGATGATTAAGGAACTGGGCCACTGCAGCGGCATTGAGAACTATTCGCGCTACTTTGACGGACGTGAAGCCGGTCAGCGGCCTTATTGCCTTTTAGACTTCTTTCCAAAAGATTTCCTACTTGTTGTCGACGAGAGTCACGTCAGCGTGCCGCAAATCAGTGCCATGTACGGTGGCGACAGGGCCCGTAAGCAGAATCTCGTGGAGTACGGATTCCGCCTGCCAGCAGCGTTTGACAATCGTCCGCTGCGCTTTGAAGAGTTCCACGACATGCTCCATCAGACCATCTACGTTTCGGCCACCCCTGCCGACTATGAGCTGCAAGAGGCTGAAGGGGTCGTGGTAGAACAAATCATCCGACCCACGGGATTGCTCGATCCGGAGATTGATGTGCGCCCCAGCGAAAACCAAATTGACGACCTTTTGGACGAAATTCTGCAACGCACCGAACGCGAAGAACGTGTCCTGGTCACCACGCTGACCAAACGTATGGCCGAGGAGCTGACCGAATACCTGCTCAATCATGACGTGCGTGCCAACTACATCCACAGCGACGTGGCCACGCTGGACCGCGTAAAGATCATGACCGACCTGCGTGCCGGCGTTTTTGACGTTTTGGTTGGGGTCAACTTGCTGCGCGAGGGTCTGGATTTACCAGAGGTATCGCTCGTGGCCATCCTTGACGCTGACAAGGAAGGGTTTTTGCGAAGTCACCGTAGTTTGACGCAAACGGCAGGACGCGCCGCACGCAATGTCAACGGAAAAGTAATTATGTATGCTGACACCATCACCGAAAGCATGCAGCGCACCATCGACGAAACCGCTCGCCGCCGCTCCATTCAGCTGAAATACAACGAGGAACACCACATCACGCCACAGCAGATTGTCAAGGAAATCAAGAACGCATTGCCCACCTCGAAAGAGAATGAGAAAGATTGGCGCTACCCCACCCTTGCCGCCCAACAGGCGTATATGGAGGCAGAGAGTGGCGCCTTTGCAGCCGACCCGATTGTATTGCGAATGACGCGCGAACAACTTGAGAAGAGCATTGCCAACACCACTGCCTTGATGAAACAAGCAGCCAAGGACTTAGATTTCCTGCAAGCCGCTCAGTACAGGGATGAAATCGTGAGGTTGCAGGCGATGTTGGAACAAAAATAA
- a CDS encoding outer membrane protein assembly factor BamD, producing MKKLFFISTICVALLFGSCASEFNAVYKSTDSNYRYEYAKECFFKGKYTRAITLLNDLIVVQKGTENAQESLYMLAMAQYKSGDYESAAQAFKRYIQSYPKGKYAELASYYVGESLYMCTPEPRLDQSQTVSAIASFQEFLDLFPDAKLKNSAQNRLFELQDKLVKKELYSAQLYYDLGPYFGNCTSGGNNYEACIITAENALKDYPYSSLRENFAVLVMKSKFELAEQSVEEKRLERYQDAEDECYGFINEYPDSKQRPLAEKFIKKCKEVTKTGESNS from the coding sequence ATGAAGAAACTGTTTTTCATTTCCACTATATGCGTCGCATTGTTATTCGGCAGTTGTGCCAGTGAGTTCAATGCGGTTTACAAGTCGACCGACAGCAACTATCGCTATGAATATGCGAAGGAGTGCTTTTTCAAAGGTAAGTACACTCGGGCCATTACCTTGCTCAACGATTTGATTGTTGTTCAGAAAGGTACCGAGAATGCGCAGGAAAGCCTTTACATGTTGGCCATGGCGCAGTACAAAAGTGGTGATTATGAGAGTGCTGCCCAAGCGTTCAAGCGATATATTCAAAGTTATCCGAAGGGTAAATACGCTGAGTTGGCGAGCTACTATGTGGGCGAAAGTCTGTACATGTGTACGCCAGAGCCACGTTTGGATCAGTCGCAAACGGTTTCGGCCATCGCCTCTTTCCAGGAGTTTTTGGATCTTTTTCCAGACGCCAAACTGAAAAACAGCGCACAGAACAGGCTCTTTGAGTTGCAAGACAAGCTGGTGAAGAAGGAGTTGTATTCGGCACAGTTGTATTATGATCTTGGCCCTTATTTCGGCAACTGCACCAGCGGCGGCAACAATTACGAAGCTTGCATCATTACGGCAGAGAATGCATTGAAGGATTACCCCTATTCATCACTGCGTGAGAATTTTGCCGTGCTGGTGATGAAGAGCAAGTTTGAGTTGGCAGAACAGAGCGTTGAGGAGAAGCGATTGGAACGCTACCAGGATGCAGAAGATGAGTGCTACGGATTCATCAACGAGTATCCCGACTCGAAGCAACGCCCCCTGGCTGAGAAGTTTATCAAGAAATGCAAGGAGGTCACGAAGACAGGAGAGTCTAACTCGTAG
- a CDS encoding DNA-directed RNA polymerase subunit omega: MDYKKSNAPVNTTTRNIMELCDETRNIYESVAIIAKRSNQIAAEIKQDLNKKLTEFASYNDSLEEVFENREQIEISRYYEKLPKPTLLATQEFIEGNVYYRDPSLDNNDSQA; the protein is encoded by the coding sequence ATGGATTACAAAAAGTCAAACGCACCCGTCAACACGACTACACGCAACATTATGGAATTGTGTGATGAGACGAGAAACATCTATGAGAGTGTGGCAATCATTGCGAAGCGTTCTAATCAGATTGCAGCAGAGATTAAACAGGATTTGAATAAAAAATTGACAGAGTTCGCGTCTTACAACGACTCTTTGGAAGAGGTGTTTGAGAATCGTGAGCAAATAGAAATTTCGCGTTATTACGAGAAGTTGCCCAAACCTACTTTGCTGGCAACACAGGAATTTATAGAAGGTAATGTTTATTACCGTGATCCTTCTTTGGATAATAACGACAGTCAGGCATGA
- a CDS encoding DUF4293 domain-containing protein: MIQRKQTLYLLLALIVTVACLCMPVSMLEPQGMGLSTLIYNLGTVVPDQGINFSNWPLFALLVVTIPLEACAIFLYRKRPLQAKLCVWSIVFCLAWYVYYAFALLNGFGHEYTFHLQFAACLPLVAIIALVLARRGIIHDEKLVRSADRIR; this comes from the coding sequence ATGATTCAACGAAAGCAAACGCTGTACCTGCTATTGGCTCTAATAGTGACGGTGGCATGTCTGTGCATGCCTGTATCCATGCTCGAACCGCAAGGGATGGGGCTGTCTACCTTGATTTATAACCTTGGGACAGTAGTGCCCGATCAAGGAATCAATTTCAGCAACTGGCCTCTTTTCGCCCTGTTGGTAGTGACCATCCCTTTAGAAGCCTGCGCTATTTTTTTATACCGCAAACGACCCTTGCAGGCTAAACTTTGCGTATGGAGCATTGTTTTCTGTCTGGCATGGTATGTTTATTATGCATTCGCCCTGCTGAATGGTTTTGGTCATGAGTATACCTTCCATCTTCAGTTTGCGGCATGTCTACCTTTGGTTGCCATCATCGCATTAGTTTTGGCGCGCCGGGGTATCATTCACGATGAAAAATTGGTGAGGTCAGCTGACCGAATCAGGTAA
- a CDS encoding DUF5018 domain-containing protein → MKTIDKITVSVLGLLLMFSCQEADTLVPTTGNDISGITIMLPDGTKSDFTVAPDANNMINLEMDGSIKTDLTKIRMSVNAPNNAIVESSIPLGQYMDFTKPVSFDVIAANGDKKTYTVDLKVVPTAIQVDELWRKTGSQLNFVKHNNGGLAISGDYLVIHERTKFDYYNLKDGTKAGTLSMEGVDWNTLTRTVPLFIANDDAGNIVSTNFYMNRWMPKDGTSTIHMFWWEGVNAKPKLLFSYDVNLDEFAGNKDVGRKFYVKGNIKEHAFLYMGVSFQNVFLRWEIKNGKPVSQQPEKIQYDPGYQMGLMPQIVPIEFGKNSNYFISRYDEGKPKVAITYMDGHTNKPLYSSSHHVQGIFHQWLGGGTAFDYVDLMGAKYMFYIEGDVNNWMREIYNVRLVMKDPAGTTTNTQLLAHTRKWNGWLEFPIDPAYGANINTTADVVTQIAPDKKSVIVAFLYTNGGVMVWKVNLM, encoded by the coding sequence ATGAAAACAATAGATAAAATTACGGTGTCAGTTCTTGGCCTACTGCTCATGTTTTCGTGCCAAGAAGCAGATACATTGGTACCCACAACAGGCAATGACATTAGTGGCATAACGATTATGTTACCAGATGGCACAAAATCAGATTTCACCGTTGCTCCTGATGCCAACAACATGATCAACCTCGAAATGGACGGAAGCATCAAGACTGATCTGACAAAAATCAGAATGTCAGTAAACGCTCCCAACAACGCGATAGTAGAATCAAGCATACCACTTGGGCAATACATGGATTTTACAAAGCCTGTGAGCTTTGATGTTATTGCAGCCAATGGGGACAAGAAAACATATACAGTTGATTTGAAAGTGGTTCCAACAGCCATCCAAGTAGATGAGCTGTGGAGAAAGACAGGATCCCAACTGAATTTCGTTAAGCACAATAACGGCGGCTTGGCCATCAGTGGAGATTATTTGGTCATACACGAACGCACAAAGTTTGACTATTACAATCTGAAAGACGGAACAAAGGCAGGCACTTTGTCTATGGAGGGGGTTGACTGGAATACACTTACCCGCACCGTACCCTTATTTATAGCCAACGACGATGCTGGAAACATTGTTTCAACCAACTTCTACATGAATAGATGGATGCCCAAAGACGGCACCAGCACCATACACATGTTTTGGTGGGAGGGTGTAAACGCCAAACCCAAACTGCTGTTTTCGTATGATGTTAACTTAGATGAATTCGCAGGAAACAAAGACGTAGGTAGAAAATTCTACGTCAAAGGCAACATCAAGGAGCATGCATTCTTGTATATGGGCGTTTCGTTCCAGAACGTTTTCCTCAGATGGGAAATCAAAAACGGAAAACCTGTATCGCAACAACCTGAAAAGATACAATATGACCCAGGTTACCAAATGGGCCTAATGCCCCAAATCGTACCTATAGAGTTTGGTAAAAATAGCAACTATTTCATTTCACGCTACGATGAAGGAAAACCTAAGGTAGCCATCACGTACATGGACGGCCATACCAACAAACCTCTTTATTCCTCGTCACATCATGTGCAAGGTATTTTCCACCAGTGGCTTGGCGGAGGAACTGCATTCGATTATGTAGATTTGATGGGAGCAAAATACATGTTTTACATCGAAGGAGATGTAAATAACTGGATGAGAGAGATTTACAATGTTCGATTGGTAATGAAAGATCCAGCTGGAACTACCACCAACACACAACTATTGGCACATACGCGCAAATGGAATGGGTGGCTTGAGTTCCCAATTGATCCCGCATACGGTGCCAATATCAATACTACGGCAGATGTCGTCACGCAAATAGCACCCGACAAGAAGTCTGTCATCGTAGCCTTCCTTTATACCAACGGAGGCGTAATGGTGTGGAAAGTAAACTTGATGTAG
- a CDS encoding RagB/SusD family nutrient uptake outer membrane protein encodes MKTINNILTILVSAFILSACSDFLDPEPRAQYTEMDAWSSVDNTYLYINGFYKPIYEYGPYGVKYAGVSLTDGFSDILRYSANVMGGSGGDVNKVVYTGNISPQGNPLSDYTYEYNRIRRINEFLYGLKTYAKYGDQEKLIMEAQARFFRAYLYFMLVRGHGSVVIRDYIDGPNEAFKERSPESACWDFIESDLDFAAENLPDTWPKKDLGRITKGAVYGFKSRAMLYAKRWDKAAEAAAKVVAKEGELYDLMPNYADVFNQPDFCKETVLGYRFHGQLTHSTLFDKQYSPKGDFPETNTDGKCLAVPTQELVDSYRMADGSSFDWNNPTHAANPYKNREPRFYASILYNGATWKGRTIETFVGGKDGFKPFDIEAYPNATTTGYYIRKLLNESVKDMTVKGTTCWNEVRYAEVLLNQAEALNEMGKTAEALIPLNKVRSRAKLPAVSPTSQESLRNIIREERKIELAFEGQRYWDLRRWNMALEVLGGKRMHGMKITKQADGTFNYQIIDCDGKDRHFEERYYQFPIPASEIKNNPKCKQIDKW; translated from the coding sequence ATGAAAACTATTAACAATATCTTGACAATCTTGGTATCCGCATTCATTCTATCAGCTTGTTCTGATTTTTTAGATCCTGAACCAAGAGCACAATATACCGAGATGGATGCGTGGAGTTCCGTAGACAATACCTATTTGTACATCAATGGCTTTTACAAACCTATTTACGAATACGGACCTTATGGCGTAAAATACGCTGGAGTAAGCCTTACTGATGGTTTCTCTGACATTCTTCGGTACAGCGCAAATGTCATGGGCGGATCCGGAGGTGATGTCAACAAGGTGGTCTACACCGGAAATATCAGTCCACAAGGCAATCCCCTGAGTGATTATACATACGAATATAACCGCATCAGGCGCATTAACGAATTTTTGTACGGATTAAAGACCTATGCAAAATACGGTGACCAGGAGAAACTGATAATGGAGGCACAGGCACGTTTCTTCAGGGCTTACCTTTATTTCATGCTGGTAAGGGGGCATGGCAGCGTTGTAATTCGCGATTACATCGACGGTCCCAATGAGGCATTCAAGGAAAGAAGTCCCGAATCCGCATGCTGGGATTTTATTGAAAGCGACCTTGATTTTGCCGCAGAGAACTTGCCCGACACTTGGCCCAAGAAGGATTTAGGACGCATCACCAAGGGTGCTGTTTATGGATTCAAGTCGCGTGCCATGTTGTATGCCAAGCGCTGGGACAAGGCTGCTGAAGCCGCTGCAAAGGTAGTGGCGAAAGAGGGAGAGCTATATGACCTTATGCCAAATTATGCAGACGTATTCAATCAACCCGACTTTTGCAAGGAAACCGTTTTAGGCTATCGTTTCCATGGTCAGCTAACGCATTCAACGCTCTTTGACAAGCAATATAGTCCGAAAGGTGACTTCCCTGAAACCAATACGGATGGAAAGTGTTTAGCTGTTCCAACACAAGAGCTTGTAGACTCCTATCGAATGGCTGACGGAAGCAGTTTCGATTGGAACAACCCAACGCATGCCGCCAACCCATATAAGAACAGGGAGCCTCGCTTTTACGCTTCCATTCTGTATAATGGTGCTACCTGGAAGGGAAGAACCATTGAAACTTTCGTGGGAGGTAAAGATGGATTTAAGCCGTTTGACATTGAGGCGTACCCAAACGCCACTACTACTGGCTACTATATACGCAAATTGCTGAACGAAAGCGTCAAGGACATGACCGTCAAAGGCACCACCTGTTGGAACGAAGTACGCTATGCAGAAGTACTATTGAACCAAGCTGAAGCACTCAACGAGATGGGTAAGACCGCTGAAGCTCTTATCCCATTGAACAAAGTAAGAAGTAGAGCAAAGCTACCTGCTGTTTCACCTACGAGCCAAGAGAGTCTGCGGAACATTATTCGCGAAGAACGGAAGATAGAACTTGCCTTTGAAGGCCAACGTTATTGGGACTTAAGACGCTGGAACATGGCTTTAGAAGTATTAGGAGGCAAACGTATGCACGGCATGAAGATAACCAAGCAAGCAGACGGAACCTTCAATTACCAGATAATTGACTGCGACGGTAAAGACCGACATTTTGAAGAACGATATTATCAATTCCCAATACCGGCATCGGAAATCAAAAATAATCCGAAATGCAAGCAAATAGATAAATGGTAA